CCGGATTAAAGTGGCACCCACTGCCCAAAGACTTAATCCATAAACCAAGCCATCGGCCAGCATATCCAAGCTATCCGCCAACAGGCCCATCGAATTAGCTAAGAAGCCCCATAAAGCCTCAATTCCGAAGAAGCCCAGATTTATTAGAAGAACTGCCCATAAAAGGCTCTTCTCCTGTTTTTGATCTGCGGAACCAGCATCAATTTCATAACTATCAATAAAACGACTACCCAGCTTTAGTTCCTCCAAAGCTTGAATCAATGGCTCTACCTCGCCCTGATGTTGAATTTTTAACTGCCTGTGCTCTAAGTCAAAATCCAGATGATGAACTTGACTGAAATTTTGCAGCTTCAGCCGGATGAGATTTTCCTCCGAGGGGCAATCCATTTTTGGGATATCAAAAAGGCTTTGCTGCAAGTTCATGGCTACTTTCTATTTACGCCATGTTTTGAGTTCCATAATACGGCGCTGCAAATAGATTTTCGTTCCGGTCCGAATTCCCAGGTATCGAAACAAAAGAAATAAGGCTCCAAATAGGAATGGTGCTAAAAATGTCATCAGACTAATTTTAGAAAGGACCATTAACAGAATCAAGCAAACCAAAGTAAATACAGCTGCACGGATGAATAGCCTTCGTAAATCAGCGGAAAAGTCAATGTTGATGTACTCTGGGTTTTCGCTGATCTTGAATTCCCCGTAATTAAAATTCCGAAATGGATTGCCGCGCGAGCTATAACC
The Croceimicrobium hydrocarbonivorans genome window above contains:
- a CDS encoding cation transporter; translation: MQQSLFDIPKMDCPSEENLIRLKLQNFSQVHHLDFDLEHRQLKIQHQGEVEPLIQALEELKLGSRFIDSYEIDAGSADQKQEKSLLWAVLLINLGFFGIEALWGFLANSMGLLADSLDMLADGLVYGLSLWAVGATLIRKKRVAKIAGYLQLALALLAFIEVLHRFISPVELPDFKSMMIVSAFALLANALCLYLLQKSRTKDEVHMKASLIFTSNDVIINLGVISAGSLVYALNSPWPDLVIGMIVLFLVAKGALRILKLN